A region of Geobacillus sp. 46C-IIa DNA encodes the following proteins:
- a CDS encoding YwgA family protein: protein MLTEHAKVMKALAAAGEIAGRKKLQKMIYIAKKLDFPFYEKFDFHFYGPYSEELTCRVEELCALGFLHETKEKKSGYVQYRYTLTEAGEQFLRHYDWGMPGLDECMQAMNEQNARFLELVSTVLYFEHLSKDEVKEKIAVVKSKQRYTEEEIEEAYAYIDALRSRCNIKARV, encoded by the coding sequence GTGCTCACGGAGCATGCGAAAGTGATGAAGGCGTTGGCGGCTGCCGGGGAAATTGCCGGCCGCAAAAAGCTGCAGAAAATGATTTATATCGCGAAAAAGCTCGACTTTCCGTTTTACGAGAAGTTCGATTTCCATTTTTATGGCCCGTACTCCGAAGAGCTGACATGCCGCGTCGAGGAGTTATGCGCGCTCGGCTTTTTGCACGAGACAAAAGAGAAAAAAAGCGGCTATGTGCAATACCGCTATACGCTCACTGAAGCAGGCGAGCAGTTTTTGCGCCATTATGACTGGGGCATGCCGGGTCTTGATGAATGCATGCAAGCGATGAATGAACAAAATGCGCGCTTCTTGGAGCTTGTCTCCACGGTGCTCTATTTTGAACATTTGTCAAAAGATGAAGTCAAGGAGAAAATCGCTGTCGTAAAAAGCAAGCAGCGCTATACGGAGGAAGAGATCGAAGAGGCGTATGCGTATATTGATGCGCTGCGCAGCCGATGCAACATAAAAGCCCGCGTATAA